CGTACGTTATCTTGTCGCTCACCTAAATATTAGCTATAATTATTTAGTAGCGCCTTTTTTGCGCTGAGACTATCTTTAAAGAAAGGAATTATATGCTAAAGCTCTAGGACCTCTGGCATATTTGGATAGCAGATTGAGATCTTTCTTTATTATTATCAATCCACAAGCAAACGATGCAAAAGCTACAAAAGTCTGGGAAAAAGTACGTCCAATTTTAGATTCACGTCAGATCGATTACGCTTTTCGTTTGACTGATCATCCTGGCCATGCAACGCAACATGTTCGCTTATTTTTCAATAAACTAACAACTACTGAAGCTAAAAAATATATTACCCTTGTGATCGGTGGCGATGGAACTTTAAATGAAGTTTTGAATGCTTTGAAAAAAGAAGTTTCACCTGAGATCCCCCTGGCTTTTCTCCCTGCTGGCAAAAATAATAACTTTGCTAAAGGGATCGGATTAGCTGAGGACCCATTGATCGCATTAGAACAGATCTTAGCTACGACTGATCCAGTTTACTACGATATCGGTGAATACCAAGAAACGACCCATAGTGAACAAGGGTATTTTTTGAATGATTTTGGGATCGGGCTTGATGCTTATATGCTCAGTCTAAATAAAAGTCAAACTAAATATCCGCGTCTAAGAAAAATTTTGACAAAGCTCCATTTGCACTTTC
This window of the Ligilactobacillus faecis genome carries:
- a CDS encoding diacylglycerol/lipid kinase family protein: MDSRLRSFFIIINPQANDAKATKVWEKVRPILDSRQIDYAFRLTDHPGHATQHVRLFFNKLTTTEAKKYITLVIGGDGTLNEVLNALKKEVSPEIPLAFLPAGKNNNFAKGIGLAEDPLIALEQILATTDPVYYDIGEYQETTHSEQGYFLNDFGIGLDAYMLSLNKSQTKYPRLRKILTKLHLHFLVYLLNVVTAFLNQEAFALTLRIGEKYHFFKHARLVNIANHPYFEKGVVLSPKADVSDHKLDLIIADNLGFFRSVLLGLAIYFKKQLKLPYLHHYKDQQIHLIINSLEFGQIDGEDMGSKYYNIFFSSTQYPFWIKLN